The following coding sequences lie in one Lolium perenne isolate Kyuss_39 chromosome 2, Kyuss_2.0, whole genome shotgun sequence genomic window:
- the LOC127336393 gene encoding vacuolar cation/proton exchanger 1b, whose protein sequence is MDSSAVAAAALLEAGDGRAKDPRHLGRRTAHNLSSSSLRKKSDTALVRKVPCAALRAFLSTLQEVLLGTRLAVLFPAVALAVLARYMQFGQVWLFVLSLIGLIPLAERLSFLTEQIAFYTGPTVGGLLNATFGNVTEVIIALFALSKGKITVVKCSLLGSILSNLLLVLGTSLFFGGIANLGIEQPYDRKQADVSTGLLILGLLCQSMPLMLRYAVSAGEHSVSSEDAGLVLSRACSVVMILAYAAYLYFQLKTHRQLFEPQEVEDDGEDLVSEDEAVLGFSCAMIWLAVMTVMTALLSEYVVSTIEAASASWELSVSFISIILIPIVGNAAEHAGAVIFAFKNKLDITLGVSLGSATQISMFVVPLSVIVAWIMGVPMDLDFNLLETGSLFLAILMTSFTLQDGSSHYLKGLLLFLCYAVIGACFFVLKRHSTDGNNLNLSSRLA, encoded by the exons ATGGATTCCTcggctgtggcggcggcggcgctgctggAGGCGGGCGACGGCCGCGCCAAGGACCCGCGCCACCTCGGCCGCCGCACCGCGCAcaacctctcctcctcctccctccgcAAGAAGTCCGACACCGCCCTCGTCCGCAAGGTGCCCTGCGCCGCGCTCCGCGCCTTCCTCTCCACCCTCCAGGAGGTGCTCCTCGGCACCAGGCTCGCCGTCCTCTTCCCCGCCGTCGCACTCGCCGTACTCGCCAGATACATGCAGTTCGGACAG GTGTGGCTCTTTGTGCTTAGCTTAATTGGTCTCATTCCTCTTGCCGAGCGACTCAGTTTCCTGACCGA GCAGATTGCTTTCTACACCGGTCCTACTG TGGGTGGATTGTTGAATGCAACATTCGGCAACGTCACCGAGGTTATCATCGCACTCTTTGCTCTGAGTAAAGGCAAGATAACAGTGGTGAAATGCTCCCTGCTCGGCTCCATCTTGTCCAACTTGTTGCTTGTCCTCGGCACCTCCCTTTTCTTTGGTGGCATAGCCAACCTCGGCATTGAGCAGCCATACGACAGG AAGCAAGCAGATGTCAGCACAGGGCTTCTGATTCTTGGTTTGCTATGTCAATCCATGCCACTGATGCTGAGGTATGCAGTAAGCGCCGGGGAACATTCAGTAAGCTCTGAGGATGCAGGATTGGTGCTATCCCGGGCATGCAGCGTTGTCATGATCCTGGCCTATGCAGCCTACCTTTACTTCCAGCTGAAGACCCATCGCCAGCTGTTTGAGCCCCAGGAG GTTGAAGATGATGGTGAAGATTTGGTCTCTGAAGATGAGGCGGTGCTAGGATTTTCATGTGCAATGATTTGGCTTGCAGTCATGACCGTGATGACTGCTTTACTATCAGAGTATGTCGTAAGTACAATTGAG GCAGCTTCCGCATCTTGGGAACTATCAGTGAGCTTCATTAGCATTATATTGATTCCGATTGTCGGGAATGCAGCAGAGCATGCTGGTGCAGTCATATTTGCTTTCAAGAACAAGTTG GACATAACCCTTGGAGTATCTTTGGGATCAGCTACGCAGATTTCCATGTTTGTG GTGCCACTGAGTGTCATTGTAGCTTGGATCATGGGAGTTCCAATGGATCTTGATTTCAACCTGCTAGAGACCGGTTCTTTGTTTCTAGCAATATTAATGACAAGCTTCACCCTCCAG GACGGATCATCACACTATCTAAAGGGATTGCTTCTTTTCCTTTGCTACGCTGTGATCGGCGCATGCTTTTTTGTGCTGAAACGGCATTCAA CTGATGGCAACAATCTGAATCTTTCCAGCAGATTGGCTTAG